In Aureibaculum algae, the following are encoded in one genomic region:
- a CDS encoding HU family DNA-binding protein has protein sequence MTKAEIVASISEKSGIEKVDVLRVVEDFMKEVKDSLENDENVYLRGFGSFIIKTRAEKTGRNISKNTTIKIPAHNIPSFKPAKVFVEGVKKNVPVK, from the coding sequence ATGACAAAAGCAGAGATTGTAGCCAGTATTTCCGAAAAATCTGGTATTGAAAAGGTTGATGTATTACGAGTAGTCGAAGACTTTATGAAGGAAGTAAAAGATTCATTAGAAAATGACGAAAATGTATATTTAAGAGGTTTTGGAAGTTTTATTATAAAAACTAGAGCTGAAAAAACTGGAAGAAACATTTCTAAAAATACTACAATTAAAATTCCGGCACATAATATTCCATCTTTTAAACCAGCAAAAGTTTTTGTAGAGGGTGTTAAGAAAAATGTACCAGTTAAATAA
- a CDS encoding Rne/Rng family ribonuclease, which translates to MKTELIIRSTSSDIDFALLKDGRLNELHKETNDNNFNVGDIFLAKIKKTLSGLNAAFVNVGSEKDAFLHYHDLGPQLLSLTKYIKLIGTGKLKDYTLKDFHLEKDINKNGSIDQVIKSGQNLLVQVVKEPISTKGPRISSELSIAGRYLVLVPFSDRVSVSQKISNNKEKERLKRLAKSIKPKGFGVILRTVAEGIKVAELDKDLQNSLQRWVNLCKHLPRAQAPAKVLSELNRASSILRDIFDDSFSSIVTDDAQLFEELKEYIERIAPTKVSMIKLYKSKLPIFEKYGIEKQIKTAFGRTVSMPKGAYLVIEHTEALHVIDVNSGNRSNKANSQADTALEVNLIAASEIARQLQLRDMGGIIVVDFIDMHTASHRQKLFDHLKNEMKSNRTKHKILPPSKFGLVQITRQRVRPEMVIKTQEKNPNINGEVEAPIILVDKIENHLGRIIDKSKKGLTLHAHSFVESYLKKGMPSIQQKWFFKYKKWIKVIPRDAYQYLEYHFFDKDDNEIK; encoded by the coding sequence GTGAAAACAGAATTAATAATTAGATCAACTTCCTCTGATATAGATTTTGCCTTATTAAAAGATGGTAGACTTAATGAATTACACAAAGAAACAAATGACAATAATTTTAATGTTGGCGACATATTTTTAGCTAAGATTAAGAAAACATTGTCAGGTTTAAATGCAGCTTTTGTAAATGTAGGCAGTGAAAAAGATGCCTTTTTACATTATCATGATTTAGGGCCACAGTTGTTATCTTTAACTAAGTATATTAAGTTAATAGGCACGGGTAAACTAAAAGATTACACTTTAAAAGATTTCCATTTAGAAAAAGACATAAATAAAAATGGATCCATTGACCAAGTTATCAAGTCTGGTCAAAATTTATTAGTACAGGTTGTAAAAGAGCCAATATCAACAAAGGGACCTCGAATAAGTTCTGAGCTTTCAATAGCAGGTAGATATTTGGTGTTAGTACCTTTTTCTGATAGAGTTTCGGTGTCTCAAAAGATATCAAACAATAAAGAAAAAGAAAGGCTAAAACGACTTGCGAAAAGTATTAAACCCAAAGGCTTTGGCGTTATTTTAAGAACGGTGGCCGAGGGTATTAAAGTAGCTGAATTGGATAAAGATTTGCAAAATTCTTTACAACGTTGGGTTAACTTATGTAAACATTTACCAAGAGCTCAGGCACCAGCAAAAGTGTTGTCTGAATTAAATAGAGCGTCTTCTATTCTCAGAGATATTTTTGACGATTCATTTTCTAGCATCGTTACTGATGATGCTCAGTTATTTGAAGAACTCAAAGAATATATTGAACGCATTGCTCCTACAAAAGTTTCTATGATTAAACTTTACAAATCGAAGTTACCTATTTTTGAAAAATATGGGATAGAAAAACAAATAAAAACAGCATTTGGCCGAACGGTATCAATGCCAAAAGGAGCCTATTTAGTTATTGAACATACAGAAGCTTTACATGTAATAGATGTGAATAGCGGTAATCGTTCAAACAAGGCAAACTCACAAGCTGATACTGCATTGGAAGTAAATTTAATTGCAGCCTCAGAAATAGCACGTCAATTACAATTACGTGATATGGGTGGAATTATTGTGGTAGATTTTATTGACATGCATACTGCAAGTCATAGGCAAAAATTGTTCGATCATTTAAAAAATGAGATGAAATCTAACAGAACAAAACACAAAATATTGCCACCAAGTAAATTTGGTCTAGTGCAAATTACTAGACAACGTGTACGACCAGAGATGGTTATTAAAACACAAGAAAAAAATCCAAATATCAATGGAGAAGTCGAGGCTCCTATTATTTTGGTAGATAAAATTGAAAATCACTTAGGAAGGATTATAGATAAGTCTAAAAAAGGATTAACGCTTCATGCACATTCTTTTGTGGAATCATATCTTAAAAAGGGGATGCCCTCAATTCAACAAAAATGGTTTTTTAAATACAAAAAGTGGATTAAAGTTATACCGAGAGATGCTTACCAATATCTAGAATATCATTTTTTTGATAAAGATGACAATGAGATTAAATAA
- a CDS encoding regulatory protein RecX, with protein MTNKKIYSLEEAKRRLENYCAYQERCHSELERKLYEMYLSQEEKEEIILHLLQHDFLNEERFSKSFARGKFNIKKWGKGRIIRELKFRKITNYNITQALKEINESEYLTTFDQLAKKKYTQITETNIQKKRKKLADYLLYRGWETDLVYSKVSELTS; from the coding sequence ATGACAAATAAGAAAATTTATTCTCTTGAAGAAGCTAAAAGACGGCTAGAAAATTATTGTGCTTATCAAGAGCGGTGCCATTCAGAGTTGGAAAGAAAGTTATATGAGATGTATTTATCCCAAGAAGAAAAAGAAGAAATTATTTTACACTTATTACAACATGATTTTTTAAATGAAGAGCGTTTTTCTAAATCATTCGCTCGAGGTAAATTTAATATAAAAAAATGGGGAAAGGGGCGGATAATAAGAGAGTTGAAATTTAGAAAAATAACAAATTACAATATAACTCAGGCTCTCAAGGAGATAAATGAATCTGAGTATCTTACTACTTTTGACCAATTAGCAAAAAAAAAATATACTCAGATAACAGAGACAAATATTCAAAAGAAAAGAAAAAAATTGGCTGATTACTTGCTGTACCGAGGTTGGGAAACGGATTTGGTTTACAGTAAAGTATCTGAGCTAACGTCTTAG